A genomic window from Silene latifolia isolate original U9 population chromosome Y, ASM4854445v1, whole genome shotgun sequence includes:
- the LOC141632573 gene encoding uncharacterized protein LOC141632573: MRKPELSERMVKWSVHLSGYDLKFEPRTAIKSQALADFVSDFSPALQEQADSEILTLSEAKWEPVWELYIDGASNTKGAGVGLVLKSPQGEQIIQAVRCEFKATNSEAEYKALILGLQLALELQISRIEVYSDSQLIVNHVNNVYTSRDPKMIAYLEVEKELKLLFASFNIQQIPRDQNVEADALAILGVAFTPRAVGTIPFIHVKKPAIRQNEQQNASKAATTQWTYEAGILYTATTHEEFDDWRKPYISWLRNEVLAPDQKDTRSFKMKSSRFVLIDGGRSLSNKTLRQGYFWPTMRKDAIVYVKKCEECPRQASVSHQPAEHMHPIISPWPFMKWGMDIMGPLPRASGNRTYMLAMTDYFSKWIEAEAFPQILTNDYCARWNIKLFKSTHRNPQYNGQAESSNKIVMNNLKRRLEEIGAKWADELSFVLWSDRTTPKVATGQTPFSLVYVT; this comes from the exons ATGAGGAAACCCGAACTGTCAGAGAGAATGGTTAAGTGGTCTGTCCACCTGAGTGGGTACGATCTGAAATTTGAACCCCGAACAGCCATAAAGTCCCAAGCCCTAGctgactttgtgtcagactttaGTCCCGCCCTTCAAGAACAAGCCGACAGTGAAATCTTGACCCTAAGTGAGGCTAAATGGGAGCCGGTATGGGAGTTATAtattgatggggcatccaatacGAAGGGAGCAGGGGTAGGGCTGGTCCTGAAATCACCTCAAGGGGAACAGATAATACAGGCAGTACGGTGCGAGTTCAAAGCAACGAATAGCGAGGCTGAATATAAGGCTCTAATCTTAGGACTCCAATTAGCCTTAGAATTGCAAATCAGCCGCATCGAGGTGTATAGTGACTCCCAACTGATCGTAAATCACGTGAATAACGTATACACATCCAGGGATCCTAAAATGATAGCCTACCTGGAAGTAGAGAAGGAGCTTAAACTCCTCTTTGCCTCCTTCAACATCCAGCAGATACCAAGGGATCAGAATGTTGAAGCGGATGCTCTTGCCATCCTGGGAGTAGCCTTCACTCCAAGGGCAGTGGGTACTATACCATTCATACATGTCAAGAAACCTGCCATACGTCAGAATGAACAGCAGAATGCCAGTAAGGCTGCAACCACCCAGTGGACATACGAAGCAGGGATACTGTATACTGCCACAACCCATGAAGAGTTTGATGATTGGCGCAAGCCTTACATTAGTTGGCTACGTAATGAGGTATTAGCACCTGACCAGAAAGACACCAGGAGCTTTAAAATGAAATCCTCCAGATTCGTACTTATTGATG GAGGtaggagcctgtccaacaagaCACTAAGGCAGggttacttctggcctaccatgaggAAGGACGCCATAGTTTACGTCAAGAAATGCGAAGAATGCCCAAGGCAAGCTTCTGtcagccaccagccagcagaacatATGCATCCGATCATCTCGCCTTGGCCTtttatgaaatggggaatggacattaTGGGACCATTACCTCGTGCTTCCGGAAACAGGACGTACATGCTGGCAATGACAGACTACTTCtctaaatggatagaggcagaagctttCCCTCAGATCCT GACGAATGactactgtgccaggtggaacatcaagcTGTTTAAGTCCACTCATAGGAATCCGCAGtacaacggtcaggcagaatccagtaacaagATAGTCATGAACAACCTGAAAAGAAGGCTGGAGGAGATAGGAGCCAAATGGGCAGATGAGCTCTCCTTCGTGCTGTGGTCTGATAGAACTACCCCCAAAgtggcaacaggtcaaacaccattCAGTCTGGTATATGTGACATAG